In Pyrus communis chromosome 15, drPyrComm1.1, whole genome shotgun sequence, the genomic stretch CCTATAATATTCAGTTTTGGTTAGTTCGATTATAAGAATTTAATTTGTATGTTGTTAACATAACATTGAATTTTGCATTAgccaattttcagtttttttcctcttttggtACACTGGTGGGCCTACAGGCACAAGGTCCAACCTAAAAAGGGACATTTCGAAGGCGTATAGACCTTTCATGCGAACATAATCCAATAGCTGTGAGCTAACAAGCGCGTGCGTAAAACCCAGTCTTCCAACCCCTCCCCCCTACACTGTTTAACCAACACCAGCTCAAATCCTTTGAAAACATAGCCTTTCCTACCTCTTGATGCTCTTGCACTTGTCGTCGCCGCATGGTAGCGTATACAATAAGACCATtcacaattgtaaaacatatagTTGCCCTCATCAATAATAAATCAAACAACATATAGCATTATTCATCGATACGATAACACACTTAATATCATAAGTGTAAAAGTTTTCAATAATAGGAGAGCAATTCAATTTGATACATTACCAGAAAATAGTCATTGGTGTTGGTAGTCAAAACTGGTGGTACGATGTGAAGCTCGTGCTGATGCTTCCTCAGAAGAAACGGCTGCAAGTAGATGTGCTGTCATAAGGAAATTTTAAATTACACATTCACAACAATGCAATCCCAACTCAATACAATTACTCCAAAACAATATATGGTTTAGTTACTTACATTGGTGGACAGCCCGCCTTGCAGCTCAAGGAGCTGCCTCCAAAAATTAGTGTCTCCATCCGTCCTAATATCCAACAGGGCAACCAGACTAACAATGTAACAAAATCATAAAGGTTCATCATTGTATTCAATTACTCAAAAAATTTCatacataaataaaaactaaacttTTAAGAGTAATTTACTCCTTTTCATTCTCCTTCACCATCTTGAAGTGATAGAAATGTTCCATAGCATCAAGCAAGCACTTTTTGTCTACGACTTTAAGTAAGGCAATTCTCTGCACAACATCCTCCAATGGCTCACTAGCATGGAGTTTGGCCACTTGGTCACGTTAAAGATCACCGCAGTATGATCTACCACTTTCCTATTCCTTTTATGCCCTTTCTTTGTCGTTGCCCTTGTGTACCTAACCTTATTTTGGTTCCCAAATGCTCGCCCTCAAGTGTGAATATAACCACCTCATCATCGGTATTGGAACCATTGACATCTTCTTTTGCGGTCCGATACTGGTTCTCCAACCAAAACAAGTAGATTGGCACATACACTTAAGGGATTGTCCCAATCAAGAATCCCTCGAACCACCTTCAAAGCCTCTGCCCCCACAACTTTCATAATCTCTTCCCTTACGACCCCTTGGGTTCCTACCTTTTCCTTCATTTCTTGATCCTCCTCATTCTCATCCTCACCCTTTGCTTGTTCCTCCCCTTCTTCCACATCATATTCTCTATCACCATCTTTTTCACCATCCTCTTCTACATCTTCATTCTCATATAcaacctcttcttcttcctctacagGTTTTGTCTTAAATTCCATCCTTAAATACTCGACCAACTTGGTCAACTCTTCCAACTTCTTAAACGTTGTCGTCTCAGAAATGTCATTCTCATGGCCCAATCACACCACAAACACCTTCAACTCCTCGATCTGCATTTTCAACTCATTGACATCATACATGCCAAAGTGAAGTTGTCTAGCAACAAAACATTGTCCTCATCGGTCCATGTCCAGTATGCTTGGTTCTTCTCCATTTTCGTCGGGACAACCTCTCAAATCCTAACAGTTTTCAAATTAACACCACTTATCAAAATTACATTTCTCACACATATTCATACTAAAATAttcacaaatatttttacatttaaaaaattcatagaCAGTGATACCTCTGAGCTCTCAATCATGTACAACTTCAATTGCTTCCTTGTTATCTTCCACCAAACAAGTTGCGGGGTAGCTGCTAGATATTTATTTAACAGTAACGTAATGATTTCTCCGGTTGGGGAATTTTTTTGTACGCCCACACCTACACATATTGCTCGATTAGTACTCAATCACAGTAATAAAACCAATATTAGCAACAAAAGCAACACATATTTCATGAAAAGCATAGGTAAACCCTTTGCAGCCCCACCCAGATTGTTGCCCCATCTTGCTTCCCTTCACttcatcttcctcctcctcatctcCTTCACCCTCACCATCAACTCTCTCTACCTATCCTAGAAGTAGCGAAAAAGAGGTTGTCTTGAAGTTATTCAAAGAAAATGGCACTCATGCAAAATTGTTAAGCCTATCCATATCCTCCATGAGGTGGAGGTAGTCTAGATTCACAACAAAATTACTCTTTGCCCCCAACACAGCCTCAACAAAGTATACCAAACCCAACTTCAACACATCATTCTCGTTCTTGCATTCTTTAAATGCCCTTTCAATCTCCCCACAAGTCACATATATCTTTTACTAACTTTCTtgagggtggtcttggttttACCCTCTGCCCTTCTCTCTCTTACCCTTGCTACTCTCTCTTACAAACCCAAATTTCTCAAGCAAATACCCCCTCACAAGCTAATGCCTTATGGCTTAACCTCTACATCATAGGGTTTGTCACATCGAAGCTTGGTAATAATGCAAAGTCTTTTGTGAACCGGGTAAATTCACACTCCATTAAATAGGTTAGTTCCTCTGGGTCTTTGACCTCTTCATTAACGACTCTTTGGAGCGACAACTCGTGCACGGATTGGCCATTGAAGGCCAATTCATCAACATGCTCTAAGTGGCAAAAGCTAGATGTTTGTGCCTCATTAAACTTCTCACTCATTACTCctaaccaaggttctaaaagatgctaaGCGCTAGTCGAGCCAGGCTGGGGTCTAGGCTGCTAGGCGGGACCTAGGTGGGTGCCTAGGCAGACTaggtggatttaagtaaatctattatatttcgtgtaaataagtgtttgtttatacttaaaatatatatagtttcatcataaactacaaaatagaatcatatatatatatatatatatatatatatatattatgaagtattggaacataatgaaaatatggggaacaaacatataatgtacgttaatttaagtattcaacaagtctcttacaatttattgaaaaaaaataaaatgcaaaatgaaagttatctattttttgtctaagtaagTCGCAACTTAGGCAGGTCTGTGTGGGCTAGGATGGTGCCTAGAcagtctaggcgggcgcctcaaCAGGTCTAGGCACCCTTTCTTAACTTTCAAATGCCTAAGTATTAATCAGGGTGGTAGTCAGCCGCCTAGCGCCgtatttttagaacagtgctcCTAGCACATGAGAGGCTTGGGATAGGTTGTTAATACTTCCCCTATACGAATACTCTTCTTTTGTTGCTAATTGAACCCCATGAGTTGCCAACTTGTGTACATAGAACAATACAAGCATTCAACATAaccaaattcaacaaaatttaCCCTTACACAACCAAAGTAAACAATGTATACACTTAAACAACATGTCAACAAGTTTTCATAACCATATGTCTACCGTGAACAAAGCATCATGACTTAAGTAATATCAAGTTAATTCATAAGATTAAAGAACATTTCATCAACAAAAatcaatctcaactcaacagtataacttaaacaaaacaaaagtgaaCAACATAGCGCCTATACACATCCTGTTAAAAACACTTCATAAACCCACATCCACCCAAATCTTATAAAATTTTCACATATATCCaccaatttcaaataattttatcAACAAACATGCATTATTAACCTTAAAtactaaattaattaatcaaatttaacgGAAATAGCATTTATTCTAGGTTTCAAATTTCCAAACTCACCAATTTCAAATTGACTTTGCGGAATGAAGATTTCATCAACACAAatcaatctcaactcaacaatataacaacaaaacaaaactgaaCAACTTAACCCCTATACACAACCCGTCAACAACACTTCAAAACCCAACACCACAcccaaatttcccaaaaaatcCACATATGTCCACCAATTTAAACTAATTTCATCAATGAACATGCATAATTAACCTTAAACACTATTTCTAGAGTTCCATTTTCCAAACTCACCAAATTTGAAAATGACTTTGGGGAATGAAGTATGAAGTCGAGTATTGTGCAAGGACTCTGAACACAACCCGAAGGAAGCAAGCACCACATCTTTTCTGTCATACTGACTGGAAAAATCTGAACCAACTTCGCCTGAGTTTTTAACACGCTGTGGGGAGTCCAGTGAGTTTCAAATGTTGGGCGGTTGTTGGGGAGAATGAGAGTTTAAGTTGAAAAGAATTAACTATTTTTGGGTCTTATTTTGGATTAAAGACGGGTCATTTATGACTTGATTTCACTCTAAACTTGTTATAATTGATTTGTTTTCGACCATTCAGATTGGGTCCAAAGGACCGTGTGAACTTGGTCTTGGGCCTGAAATGCTAAGACTGTTGGAAACAAAATAGGgaagtgctatccacacatcccttttttatttctcacaggcgctttgttaatttctaattttttatcttctttaattcaatcGATCCAACAACTGCAAATTAAAAGGGtgtataagaaataaaataggatgtgaatagcacaccccttttaGTGAACGCGTGAAAAGTTGAGAATTAGACATTTTCATTTCCATCCAAGGCAGCCAAAGTAAATCCTACAAATGGTTAgctaattaaaaggaaattaccgatttgaatttatatttacCGAACGATGGGaccaaaaattggaaaaagaaagaacagtAGAAAACTAGATTgcaaaattaaaagtaaaaacacaGCTTTTTGCACTCTATTTAAAGGGCAAATCTCAGATCCATCATATCATATCATAGGGCACCAACCATGCAGTAAATTTTCTAATTAGTCTGCTATATATTATGTCAGCTAGACTGCTCCACACTTGGAACAACTGTGGACTGGAGGTTCGATTTATGGGGCGGCCCGGCCGCCGGCTTTAAGGACTTGTGCCTTTCCTCCCCCGACTGAGAAGGTAATTTCTCCGGGCGGATACGACTTTCATCCAATTCTTGTTCTGGCttcctcttcgtcttcttcttcgtcaATGCACCGTCTCCAACCCGTGTGTCGTCTGCGGAACTGCTTGAACTTCCCTTGAGCTTCTCTTGTTTAAGTCTGTCAAAGCTAGGACCGTTTATTGGACCAGGTACCCCCAAGGCTGCTGTTGTACCAGATGTCGGCTTGTTTGTCGGGCTCTGACTGTTTTGTTCAGTTGCCATTCTCTCTTGCATTAATAGTTGCTGGGTAATTGACCTCTCAACTCGAATAGTCTCTTCTGTTCGTGGTGTCAACATCTTTTTCCTCCTAATTTTCTCCTGCtcctgaagaaaaaaatttggcaaACAAATGGTCGAGATAAATACCTACTTCCATGAAAGTTATATCAGATGATGCATGGAATTGAAACCCATATGCAAGATACATTACAATAAAGACTAAAACCCAGCAGACTGATGTTAATTCCGAAATTGGCTCATAAAAAATCCGGACCATAAGTTGAGAGAGTGTGCAACTTTACGCACTTTATTTCGGCTGTATCGCTCCCTCCGTCTCTCTTTTGACCTACAAATTGCGCGTTTGATCCCATGATTGTCCATGAAACCATTAGGCCACAATGCCGCTAGCTGAATCACATAAGACTAAATAAGTCAGGAAATATCCACAAAACAACTGAAGTCCAAGCAACAACAATAGAATACAATCAATAAAACTAAATGAATTTAAGTGAATACAAAATCTTCATAAAAGTAGATTTTGAGAAAGATGCCATCACTGGTTAAAGGTTCCTTTGAAGGACTCACTGAAGGCATATACGATCTAAGTGGAAACGCCAAAATACACCATTAAGAAGCATCAAATCCTAGTCCTAGTATTTCTCATCATGTCACATATCACAAAACAGGGGGATAAACCCCGAAAAGGTGAAGTACCTCGGCATACAGCTTTCTTATTTGCGGACCTGCATCTTCATCCAGCCCCTAGAACCAAGACATATATACCAAGGAATAAGACAACAAAAAATGAAGTTATCTGCAATATAAAGGAACAAAATTTCCGATACGAAATTGAAAGCTTGAGTTAGTACGTCAACATAAAGGTCATAGAGGTCACAAATCTTGTCCTCCAATGCAGCATCCAtgctaaattttctttttgaaagcTCTTTTGTTCCAGAAGCAGTTTCTTGAAAATCATCTGATGCTCCAGCTTGTTGTTCCAATGCCTGAGAAAAACACAGTTTGCATTTTGCATTAGAGCCATGCACAAAGGTTATTCTAATTACTTATTTGACATACAAAAAAGGTTATTCTTGTTACTGTGATGTGATACCATTATGAGAAGGGGGTGGGGGAGAGGCGAATTAAAAACACTTTGTTCAGCATCTTCTCACAGCGAAACAAATATGAAATACCTTCCACATAAGGCAGTACTTAAAACACGAGTTACTGAAAATCCACTTTCATTTTTCACTAAGTTAAGTACCAATGAAGAAAGGATGAGAGCAAGTAATGTAGGATGACTTTGGTCAAAAGCAACAAGGACAAATTAGCAACGAGCCAATAAAAGTAAGCTGGGGAATCCAGGTAAACACAACGAATGTAGAGAAGAAAATTGAGCACCAAGACAGAATGTCATCTGAACTAGCACAACAAATGGCCCCCTGAACAAGGGGAACGCTAACTGAACCAATGTCcataatgttttaaaaggcgaaGGCTAAGCCAAGGCATTTCATGGATAGCCCCGCCTAGGCAACAGCCTTGAGGCATGAGGCAATAGCCTCATGGGACCTAAAAttgttaatatatattatacatataaaatataatCAACAACAGAGTCGAAATCAAACATTATAGAAGaataatcaacaatcaaataaaaaatttcttcactGTAAGTGAGAAACCctaaccttaaaaaaaaatgcctAAGCTGCACGCCTCAGGCGTGCCTCGACCATGTCTAGGCAAGTTTAAGCCTACTGCCGCTGGGCAGAGGCGTTTTCATCACCGCCCCGCCTCCACAGCCGCCTAGGCGTGCCTCAAGGCTcgttttttaaaacactgaGTGAAAGACATGATGACCACTTTTAGCAAGAAAAAATTCCATACATGACTTCATACCATCCAGACACCAATATATCTTTTAACAATGATCATAGTCAATATGGTTATTCCAATACTCTTTTACCCAGGAAAAGAACACAGTGTATTAAACACCATACCCCAGCAAGGACCTGCAACACATACCTTGGATTCCAAGGATGGGGCCTTTATCTTAATCATATCTATAACTTCCTTCTTTACATGTTGAAACCTCTCATCTTTCTCCTTTTTGGCTGAAATACCCATACTAATCATGACCTTTAAGTTTCTCTGCAGGAAAAACACATTGCACAAGCATAAATAGCAAATCAATTTTCTTCATAAACAAGAAGCCAAGATACTTAACAgctaaaagaaataaaaacaactGCACACTCATTATGAGCAGCATTACTGTGTATATGTTATATCTTGTTCAGATTAGTCATCCATAGTGAGCATAAGAacatcacttatataaaaagAAACAATTACCCTTAAACAGTTACTAAAAAATTATCCatgctattattttattttattttatttttttaccgtTATTGTCATTAGATTTCCTTTTGTAACAGAAACTAATTTATGGTGACCTTATAAATTATCCAAATCCTCAAATGATAAAAGAGCCAATGCTCAACGATAATGGAAACATAACCTAGAATTCATGATAGTGATGTTGGCTTCTGGAATCATCACTAAAGTAATAATTAAGTATGGATGGTTCATATGTTTATCAAACTACAGCGTTTTTCTCACCAAGTTCCAGAACAATAGGCAAACATAACTTTTGAGTTCAGGTCCTGCACGTTAAATGACCTATAGTTGACAATGGGTAAATTAACGAACAAGTATTGGAGAGCCAGTGTTTTCTTCAAAACAAACTGTAATACCTTTAATGTTCTGAGCTGTATTAAGTGACCAAGAATACTCATAAGCCGGTTAAGTAACTCTTTTGTTATTTTCCCATGGCTAGCCTGCTGCAACAAAAAGagcatttataattaaatttattacaGGTTTCAAGTTGAGATGCATGTATGTATTGAATATTATGAATACAACAATTCAAATAAAGCACAACACCACAGAGTTAAACAGTTACAGTCAAAATAGCTAGTTTGAATACCGCTAGTCTAGCAACTTTAGCAAGTTTCATCTTTAGTTCTCTAGGTAATCTCCTTTTAATTGCTTGGGATGAATTATCTCCCTCTTGATTATCCGCAGCAGGTGGCCTAGCTGCAAGCGCACACAGAATAAAAGATTACTGAAGCAGTTTCctcaaatcatcatcaaaaaaaaGAATAGAGAGAGAACTGGAACAAACCCAATGTATCACTTAGaacaaataataagacaaaaatgtcagagaaataataaaacttaCATTCAGCCACCATCTTCTCTAACTCCCTAATAGCCTTTTCAAGCATTGAACTTTTTGACTTTATACTAGAGCCATCCTTTTTGTGCACATGTGAAGATTTCTGCAGAATGTTAATGTTTGAAATCAAATCTACCATCATTGAGAACAAAAGTACAAATTAAGATATATGCACATGATGATCCATTAGGAACAAAGACGACCTTTAAGGATATTCTCAAATTTCTAATACCTTCAACAAACAAGACTATAATGTTCAGTGTTTGTATACATATGAGTACAAACAAGAACTGGACTGGGGGTACATGGAAGATGATGAAGCCTTGAGTACAAGCAGGCAAACATGAGGCTAGTACAAGCAATTTTTTACCTAACACATCTACACTGTCTAAAGAAACTAATAAACCAGAAAGTCCATGCCATGCCTGATTGGAAAcaaactcaaatcttaaagaatgATTGGAGTATAAAGCATAAAGATTCACAAGTCCACCTTTCTAAGACTTTTGCGATTTGCAAAAGACAATAACAGCAATTAACCTCATTGTTACTTGGTTTAATGAATATTCACTCCAAAGGAGGTTCCTAACATGTAATCAACAACAAAAGCACTAAACAAACACCCTTAACCTTCTTTGCACGGACACACTTATCCAAGTGCCTAGACTCCACTCCAGTTTCTTTTAGCTCCTTTTAGATTTTTGTCTTTCTCTACGTCTACTTGTGTACTCATATGACACCCCTCGACATCTTCTAGCACATTTTATGATGTATACCAAATTAACAATACAATAACAAGAAAAACATTAGTACACAATAATACTCACAGTTGTTGGAAGAGAGTACTTTCCATCTGAGAGATTAAGGTCCGGAATCTCACGAATCCCATTTTTATGTCTGGCCCGAACCGATGATTCCAACTCATCAACATTACTTGATGCTCTCCCAGATTGGTGTTTGGTTTGTGCATAAGCATTTTTGTCATGGTATCTCTGATATGAACCATCACATGATCCACCTGCATCTTTAAATTTGTTACTTGAGTCTTTGGACAAGAGGACTCCTGCCTTCTGCTTATCTATATCCTTCACATCCGCTTGCAGTACAAAAGCATCTCCGTCTGACACTTTCATAAAAGAAGGGTCCATTACTGTTTTGGATTCAGTAGACTTCCTTGTGGATGAAGGTCCAGAAACATTCAACTGATTCTGAAATTTCACATCTGCACGGTGTTCAGTGGTTCCAGTAATGGTTTGAGTAGGAGTAGATGAATTCTTCACAAGTGTTGGTGTAATCTTTGCTGCTGCTGTCTTACCaacttttgtgtgtttatttGGCACATGAATGTCATCATTTTCCCCAGGTCCTTTAGCCTCTTTTCTTCgccttttttttggttgttggtTAGGTAATGCAGCAGGTACATTactaataaaaggaaaaaaatgtcaaaaattaattaattaaaacacgaCAATGTCAAAAACCTATGTATGAAactcaaaataatttcattccTTAGGCAAACCCAATTCCTCTATTGATGTAAGTAAACCCAAAAAATATCTTCCCATGTCCACTTTATTTAAATAGAAACTACTGATATCACTGTTCAGCCAGGGAACGGACAGAATAGTACCTATAGGATAACTATAGCCTGTAATTACAAGTAGATCAGTTCCCTCAAATAGCATCTATGTATCATTTTACCATCACGTTTATGAGCTACTAAACATAAGGCTTGTTGTATTCCAGACTTCAATAGGCCATAAACTATGCAACGAAATGGGTGAATAATATCTAAGGTCTTGTATGTATAGACCACGGAACTaagataaataaaattacatatatatCTAAGTACACACAAACATAATCAGGTGAGGATAAAAGAAACTCACATGCGCTCCAGCGTTCCCCTGTTTACAAAGAATCCATCATGTTTTATGGCTGAATTATCAACTTCAAAATATTCATCCTGCACAACACATAATGAAGGAACATTATCAAagcaataaatataaaaataatgttagttcaacaagtaaaatGGCACCAATTAAATCCACACAATGGCCAACACATATTGaaaagcgaaaaaaaaaaaaagattaattggATAGAGATAACTACCAACTCAGCATCATCAATAAAAGAGTCTTCGGTATCATACTGATCGTCATCAGGAACATCATTTGGACCTTCATCATCACTACTATCTTTACCCTGAGATATATTTAAATGGAATTGTAACAACACATTTTTATGTAACACAAGAAGAACTGTTTTATAGCAAGAACCAAAAAGTGACATTATTTATgaataaacaaataacaatacCATATATAGGCGTTCAATCTTCTCAATAACAGCGCTAAAACGATTTGGCGCAGCTTCATCTTTCCCTTCATCTTTTGCTTCATCTCCAGATGGTTGTTGGACCTGAAACAACTGTGAAGCACAATTAAGAAAATGAAACCATCATACTATGTGGTCCAAAGCAACTCCTTGTCCAAGAAACGGCATGTTCAGGGGTACATATGCAGATTGTGCATATCTTTTATAAACCAAATCGCTATCAACACTCCACCGTCCCAATAAAATCTGATAGCCATTCATGATACAAACTTAAATCCATCGAAATAAGATGCAGTGAAAATAAATATCTTAGTTTCGTAAAAATGCATTCATGGAATGCAACAACGGAACCTACATTCCCAACCCATATTAGACTCGTCATAATCTTATAGACTTCGAAAACAAGCTACGAGTTTCTCAGTGACTAAAGCAGCAACTAAGCATCCACAAAACAACGGAACAGAAGTTACAActcctaaaaacaaaactagaACGAGTAAGTCGTTCATGCAATAATCCTCAAAACAATTTTCACAATTGCCAAACGATCAGGTTACATAAACTGCATGTAACAAGCAaatcacaattaacaaacagaaaattaacACAAAACCCAATCACCCAGCAAAGCAAACACAATGTGCAATTGACAAAAGTCACAGTCTTTTCAATTAGGGCGCCTCACCGGAGCTATCCGAGACTCGAGAGCAGGGTGAGCGTTGACAGGAGGAGGTTCCGGTGCCGAGGTCGAGGGCCCACCATTGACCTTGTTCGTGTCCTTCATGAGCTTCCTCCACGAGACTATGGTGGTCTCGCCGGGCCGGAGATCCACCGTGAACATTTGCCGGTCACCGGCTttcacaaacttggacgaaggCCTGGAGGATTCGCCGCCGCCGCCCTTCTCTTCCTCCATTGGGGTGGCGAAAGCCGGTCGAGAATTCTAGGGCAGAATTGGGATcgagaatttggagaaattaAGATGGGAGAAACATTGGGGACTAGGTAAGccctagagagagaaaattgactctagagagagaaagagacggGAATTGGGCGggatagtgagagagagagaggaaatcTTTTTGGGGTCGGGATTTTAACTGAATTTTCTCGACTGGATCTTGGGAAATTTTTCTGGGTtagcttttgttttttgttgcgagaaaaggaaagaaagagggagggaaGAGGATCCGACGGGTGTGATGGTGTAAACCGGATCCGAACCCGGCTCGGATATACTATGAACTCTGATTGCCAACGTTCGGTTATCCAAAGACAAATCGCATCCGTTAAATCCCAGATGTGTTGTAATGATCTATGTGTGTGTTACTTATTTGGAATTTTGGAGTAGGAAAAGTAATAAATTGGAGGGGAGTTGTgaatctacacacacacacatacatactaGCATTTGCTtacacattttgtgtgtatgaacatatttttttttaagaaaatgagaaggagagagggaaagGGTGGGGGGGGGgcaggtttttgtttttggttattttttattattattggaggtattttaacatcacttgTAGAtgagacttcaataaaaaacagtaaaatttaaatctgtgaaattacattattgcccatcatttttttttgtgtgatagaagactaagtagtCTTCTCACacttttagttgacaaagagggtttcatGAATTAatggagatatatatatatatatatatatatatatttataaagtgAGAAGGCAAAAAAGATGAAACATTCAAAATGGCAAGAAATGCTCCTCCCTAATTAAGAATTTCAAAACCaaacaatttaattaataagGGTAAAATGGTAAACTACATCCTTTTGAAGATTTCAAACAAAGCACCTACTGCGTGGGTAGTTACTTGATAGAATTAATACTAATACATAAACATAATGAATAAAAGGCCAATTAGCACATGCATAGGCGTGTGCTAAGGAGCTACtacgtgagagagagagagagagagagagagaaacaacgAATGAGTATTAGGTCAATCACCCGTAACGACCAGTAACATTCATTCCCACCATCCCTAATTCAATACTAAGAAGTTATTCTCTTTCACAACAATTAGATCAATGGTTAGCAATCACAATTTTCTTAGACTATGTGGGAAAATAGAGAAAGCAATTTACGTGGAACAGATTCACTGTCACGTAAGGTCTCAATTCGGTAATATATTGTCATGTAGAAAAAATTTCTacataacaatatattattagaaagaaaaaaaaaagccacgTGACAGCAAAGTCATTACATATAAACATATAAGTCTTTCTCGATAATAGTACTCATATACGTTAGAGCATCTCCATCTGCATTAGGGCAAAGGTAATGCAATGGCAATGAAATTGCTTCTATTGTTCACTCTAAACAGTTGTGCAAGTCCACTCGTTTAAGAAGAGGAAGGACAGGCAAGGGCAATGGCAA encodes the following:
- the LOC137718359 gene encoding ubinuclein-1-like isoform X1; translation: MEEEKGGGGESSRPSSKFVKAGDRQMFTVDLRPGETTIVSWRKLMKDTNKVNGGPSTSAPEPPPVNAHPALESRIAPLFQVQQPSGDEAKDEGKDEAAPNRFSAVIEKIERLYMGKDSSDDEGPNDVPDDDQYDTEDSFIDDAELDEYFEVDNSAIKHDGFFVNRGTLERINVPAALPNQQPKKRRRKEAKGPGENDDIHVPNKHTKVGKTAAAKITPTLVKNSSTPTQTITGTTEHRADVKFQNQLNVSGPSSTRKSTESKTVMDPSFMKVSDGDAFVLQADVKDIDKQKAGVLLSKDSSNKFKDAGGSCDGSYQRYHDKNAYAQTKHQSGRASSNVDELESSVRARHKNGIREIPDLNLSDGKYSLPTTKSSHVHKKDGSSIKSKSSMLEKAIRELEKMVAESRPPAADNQEGDNSSQAIKRRLPRELKMKLAKVARLAQASHGKITKELLNRLMSILGHLIQLRTLKRNLKVMISMGISAKKEKDERFQHVKKEVIDMIKIKAPSLESKALEQQAGASDDFQETASGTKELSKRKFSMDAALEDKICDLYDLYVDGLDEDAGPQIRKLYAELAALWPNGFMDNHGIKRAICRSKERRRERYSRNKEQEKIRRKKMLTPRTEETIRVERSITQQLLMQERMATEQNSQSPTNKPTSGTTAALGVPGPINGPSFDRLKQEKLKGSSSSSADDTRVGDGALTKKKTKRKPEQELDESRIRPEKLPSQSGEERHKSLKPAAGPPHKSNLQSTVVPSVEQSS